A genomic stretch from Lathyrus oleraceus cultivar Zhongwan6 chromosome 2, CAAS_Psat_ZW6_1.0, whole genome shotgun sequence includes:
- the LOC127123679 gene encoding uncharacterized protein LOC127123679, translated as MENVEKWKYVYQRRLAYERELGKDAFECKKVLSLIQEAGLMNTVTGFGKCYEMLVKEFIMNISKECDNKRSKDFRKVYVRGRCVDFYPEIINRLLGRNEEEQAEIEVSDNFICKEIITKKVKECPRKGKLYASALSVKYAIFHVNGAANWVPTNHTTNIAIQLGKFVYIVGTESNFDFEAYVFYHTMKHVASYAVKMPIAFPSLICGVILSQHPTILINYDSTYKRDPPLSLHYRLFIVKHVLYIVMTSGHTSLRSTDRTSILTELKDTCKTLDETIKNCTERKCKLEMLVKALSEEEGGEKDDGTDEEEENEDIIATSDEEETSSNAD; from the coding sequence ATGGAAAATGTTGAAAAATGGAAATATGTTTATCAAAGAAGGTTAGCATATGAAAGGGAATTGGGGAAGGATGCATTTGAATGTAAAAAGGTGTTGAGTCTGATTCAAGAAGCTGGTCTGATGAATACTGTAACAGGTTTTGGGAAGTGCTATGAGATGCTGGTCAAAGAATTTATAATGAACATCTCCAAAGAGTGTGATAACAAAAGGAGCAAGGATTTCAGAAAAGTGTATGTCAGAGGAAGATGTGTGGATTTTTATCCTGAAATAATCAACAGGCTCTTGGGAAGAAATGAAGAAGAACAAGCTGAAATTGAAGTTTCAGATAATTTCATATGTAAAGAGATCATAACTAAGAAAGTAAAAGAATGTCCAAGGAAAGGAAAATTGTATGCTAGTGCCTTAAGTGTCAAGTATGCTATTTTCCACGTAAATGGAGCTgctaattgggtgcctaccaaTCACACCACTAATATAGCTATTCAGCTAGGTAAGTTCGTCTACATTGTTGGGACCGAGTCAAATTTTGATTTTGAGGCTTATGTTTTTTATCATACTATGAAACATGTTGCATCTTATGCTGTAAAAATGCCAATAGCTTTTCCCTCTTTGATTTGTGGAGTTATCCTGAGTCAACACCCCACCATATTGATCAATTATGACAGTACCTACAAAAGGGACCCTCCTCTCTCATTGCATTATAGACTGTTCATTGTGAAACATGTCCTAtacattgtcatgacatctggaCATACTTCTTTAAGGTCCACTGATAGAACAAGCATTCTTACTGAGCTGAAAGACACATGCAAGACTTTGGATGAGACTATAAAGAATTGTACTGAAAGGAAATGCAAACTTGAAATGTTGGTTAAGGCTCTTTCTGAAGAGGAAGGTGGTGAGAAAGATGATGGAACTGATGAGGAAGAGGAAAATGAAGACATAATTGCTACTAGTGATGAGGAAGAGACTAGCAGTAATGCAGATTAA